CATGCAAGTTCCCGCCCAGAAACCATAACAGCCTCCACAGGGGGTGTCAAGCCGGTTTTTTTAAACATTTTTTTGACTTACATGACTTTAAATGTTAAGAGACCCCTTCATATTATTCCATCGACACCCTTAAAGAGGCCGGAAATGCACGCTGTCGCAGACTTTCTTTTTGAGGTCGGATTCCTCCACAAAACTCCCAGAACGGGATATCGTTTTCTGGGAAGCGGTACAGAGTCGGTTTCAGAACACTCGTTCAGATCCGCGGTCATCGGCTACGTGCTCTCCAAAATGCGACCCGATTCCGATCCCTGTAAGCTCATAACGATGTGCCTGTTTCACGATCTCACAGAAGCACGAACAGGTGATCAAAACTATGTGTATAAACAATATGTTACCGTGAATGAAGAAAAAGCGATCCGGCATTTTTGTAACTCGCTTCCGTTCGGAAGCGAACTCGGAGAAATCCTGGCCGAGTACAAAAGCCGCTCGAGCCTGGAAGCCCGATTGGCTCATGATGCGGACCAATTGGACCTTTTATTGGCCCTCAAAGAACAGAAGGACATGGGGAATTCTCATGCGGACGAATGGGTGCCCCACCTGCTGAAGCGCCTTTACTCGGACGAAGCCCGGAGCCTGGCGGAGACCATTCAGCGGAGAAACCACAAAGATTGGTGGTTCAGTGATCACGAAGAATGGTGGACGCCCGACGTGTAGCGCCGTTTACATTGAGGCGACAAGATAAGGGGTAGCCGGCAGGGCCCGTTGGAAATCGCGAGTGCCGAGAACCGGGTGAACCTGCACGATTCGGGGGAGCATCTAGAGATCGTCGTCCTCCTCTTCGTCTTCCTCCTCCTCATCTTCCTCATCCTCTTCGTCCATCTCCAAGTCGTCTCTCAAGACTTCGTCGTATTCTTCTTCCGTCAGCAGTTCGTCGAATTCGATGGTGGAACTGATGGAAACACGGATGAGCCAACCGTCGGTAAGGGGGTTTTCGTTAATGATCTCAGGATTTTCCAAAACCTCCTCATTTAGTTCAGTGACCTCTCCAGTGACGGGAGCGTATAGAGGATGCTTTCCCTGGGAGGAAATCAGAACTCCAAACTGTTCTTCCTTGAGTACCTCATCACCTTCTTCGGGTAACGTCGCCTCAGAGACCTCGCCCCATTCTTCCTGCGCGTAATCGGTGATTCCGATGGTCACGCAGTTGTCATCATCCAATCGGGCCCAGATGTGTTCTAGTGTAAATCTCGTTTCCTCCATAGCCCCTCATTGCCTATAGCCTAGTCGCCTCGATTGCAAATGCTTACATAACGACGCCGATTTCTTCTGGCTACTATACCAATCCAAATTCAATTTCAAGAGTTTTTTATGTAAAAATCCGAAGCGCGACTCTTTTTAGCTAAGGACTTAGAGTATCGATTTTTTTTGGGATACTTCATAAAATACTTTCGGTTACAACCAGCCCCGGATTCCATGCAAACGGAGTTGACATCTTGCAGGACAACACTTCACAAACCACTTCATCTTTTGTGGTTGACTAATGAGAAGGAAGCGGCTAATCTTTCATAAACAATAGTGGGTTAACATAAAAGAGCAGAGTTTGCTCTAGGATACAAGGTATTACAAAATGGCTCAAGTACGCACAATGACCGCGAAAGCGACATCCAAAGCGGTTTCCAGGACCTCACCCGATATGGGGGCCTTCCCTCTTCCCATAAGATACAAGAAAGACAGGGACTTCACCTTTTGGGTAGGAGACGTAGAAACCATAACCGAAGATAGTTTCCGTATTTCCATGCCCGTGGAACTTTTCCTGGACGACCGGATCCGGTTCGAGATTTTCGACGGAGGGTCCAGAATTTCAGGCTTGGCGGATGTGGTTGGAGTCGGCAAGGGCAACACCGATGCTACGTGTAGAATCGTAGCCCAGGAAAAGCGGTCCCCTCGATAACTCTCGCCTCAACAGGTTTGCGCGGTGAACCGGCCGGGGTCACTCCGGCGGTGGTGCAGGTGCAGTGCCCGCCTGTAGGTGTTCGATACACGGCAGAGTCAAATCCATTGTACCGCCTTCCTGAAAGTATTCCTAACGATTAAGTATTATTATCTATTTCCATCTTTTCTCCGTGCAGCATTCGCTCCGTCCCGCCTCCTCGTTATCTTCCCCTGCCCCGAAGGGGGTTTCCCAAGGGAAGATCGGACTCACGCACAGGATCTTTTTAGGCCCTTGAAAGGCGTCTCAAAGACGATTCTCCAACCTGAAAGATGTCCTATAGCCTGTTTGCGACTTGGACGGCGGCCGGTGTGAATTGGTTTTCAAGGCCTAAGTTTTGCGGCACTCGCTGCATCGGGTCGCCCAGTGGCCGGGCTCGCCTATCTCAGAGTGAGATCATCTTGAAGGCCTAACGATTCCGTACTTCACAAGGATGCCTGCAGTACTCGTGTCGCTGCTGAAGAATTCAGTAATATTCATATTGACTTGCCTATAAATCTTAAAGGTACAATTGATATATTTTCGCGATTTCTCAATGGCATCCTGAAGGAGGACGCAGCTCTCTCGTTTTCTTCTTCGTCGTGGAAGGCTGTTGAAAAGCAGGCCGTCCTGATGTAAATGGCAAAAAGCACAAGGAGGAATTTGGATAAACCATGGAGCAAAACGCAAAAACAGGGAAATCCTGGTCATGGCTGTTCGACAAGCAGATCATCCTGTTGACCTGTGTATTGGTGGTTCTTTTGCTTGTAATCGCTTTTTTCGGGGATGCCCTGGCTCCGTTTTTTGCCGCGCTGGTGCTGTCTTACCTGATGGATGGCCTCGTGCGACTGCTGGAGCGGAGGCGGATTCCCAGATTCGTTGCCGCCATAGCTGTCTTTTCACTGTTTTTCGTGTTTTTTCTATCGATCTTCATCTGGCTCCTCCCGATTTTGACAAAGCAGTTGACCCAGTTGCTGACAGAGGTGCCGAGAATCGTCGCGCAACTTCAGGAAGTCCTGAACGGCTTCCAGGCAAGGTACCTTTCGGGAAATGAAACCCAATATCTTCAGAAGCTGATCCCCAAGCTCGCCGAAAGGTTGGAGGAATTCGTCGGAAATCTTGCAGGGTTCACACTGATGCAAATCCCGAGCATTCTGGCTCTGACCATCTATCTTATACTGGTTCCTTTTCTCGTGCTTTTCTTTCTAAAGGACAAAAAGCTCATTCTGGATTGGCTGCTTCAGTTCATTCCCCATAGCAACGAGTTGTTGTTTCAGGTGCTTACAGACGTGGACCGGCAAATCGGCAATCTTCTACGGGGCAAATCCCTCGAAATCATCATTATGACGGTTTCCACGAGTATCGTGTTTTGGATTCTAGACTTCAAGTTTGCGATTCTAACGGGGATTCTAACGGGTTTGTCAACCATAGTTCCCTACATCGGGGTAGCGGTAGTAACGATTCCGGTATTAGTTTTGGCGTACGCTCAGTGGGGTTGGACCATAGACATGTTCAAAGTCGGTGCGGCTTACGGCATCCTGCAACTGATCGACGGCAATATCCTCGCCCCATTGATTCTCGGCAGTTCGGTAAAGGTTCATCCCACAGCCATTATATTCTCCATCATGGTATGCGGAGCCGTCTGGGGATTCTGGGGGGTCGTCTTTGCGATCCCCATCGTGTCTCTTTTCAAGAGCCTTCTGGATCTGGCGCTACCGTATGTTCTCAAAACGCGAAAAGATTCGGAGCTCCCGCCCGGGTCGGATGAGGCATTATCCGAAGAATAGAACGGAACAAGCCGTTGGAAGGATCAAATTACCGGTCGAATCAAGGGGGGACCCTTGGCCCGGAAGTCTATGGGAAGGTTTCTACTTGCAGCCTTTTGCGGAATCCACAAGAAGCCCGGCATCCCCCTGGACGGGATCGAACGACGAACCGCGCTCACTCGCGGTACTGAGGCCCACCGCAACTCGGTGAAACGAACCATTTCGACGGATGGTAGAAAGTCTTCCTTTTTGACGGATTTCAACAGTTGCCCCTCGATCCAGGGAAGAGTAACATGTAGGGGGTGGGCTTTGTCATCTCGTGTCGCCAAATGCTTGGGTTCAACGGGGGGTGCATTATGAGCGGTAAACTTGACGAACGATGTATTGTGATTACGGGAGCCAGTCGAGGCTACGGACGCGCCATCGCACATGTCTTCGCTCGAGAAGGGGCCCAACTGGCCCTTTTGGCCAGAAGCGAAAACGATCTTGCCAAAGTCGAAGGGGAGATTCGTCAAAGTTATGGTTCCGTCTGTTTTTCGATCCAAACGGACGTAGGGAAATACGACTCGGTCCGAGCTGCTTTCTCGGAGATTTACAGGAAGTGGGTTCGGGTGGACGGCTTGGTCAACAATGCCGCCGTAGTCCGGCCGATCGGAATGATTTCCGATCTCGATCCCAAGGAATGGCAACGAACCATGGACGTTGACCTGAATGGACCCTATTTCTGCGCCCGGGAAGCACTTAAGACTATGATGGACGGCAAAGGCGGCTGCATCATAAACATCACCTCGGGGCTCGCCCGTTTCGTCTTACCGAGATTCTCCGTATACAGCACCGCAAAAGGGGGGCTCAACACACTTACGCTTTATCTCGCTCAGGAACTGGCCCCGTATTCCATTCGAGTGTTCGGATTGGACCCCGGTGTGATGGATACCGACATGCAAACTTCCATACGTGGCACGGATGTGAATCTCTTGGGTGAAGAGAACGAGTTCATCTTCCGTGGATACAAGGAGCGTGGAGAACTCAATCCCCCGGAACGTTCAGCCCGTCTGGCGCTCTTTTTGATGGCGGACGCGGAAATGGAGTTATCCGGGCAGATCGGAGGGATCAGCCACTTCTCACAATTCGGATATCAGACTTGAAGAAAACAACGGAAACCTCACACGGATGAGGATAAACTTTTTGCTTTCCTGATGGTCTAAATAAATACCCTACAACATAGGGGGTTGCTATGCCCCGCCGGTCGAGTTTTCCCTTCTCTCAGCCGGCGGGGCCTTTTTTTGCCGGAACCAACATCGACGGATCAAGTGCTTCAAAAGGGTGAGGCGCCTTGCCGGGCCTCCTATTTGACCGATTTAACCGACGCGACTCAGGCCGTATGCGTGTTCCGGATGGAGATCTCCGATTGACGAGAAGGGAGACGGCTATCCGCCGTCTTAAAACGGGAAGGGTAAGACCGATGAGCATTTGACCCAGGCTGTGAAGGACCGCGGCGATGGATACTCGAGACTTATCTCACCGCCGACGGTCCTAAACTACGTTCTGTGAAGCGTATCGTATTTATATGAAAATGCTGCCGGTTCCCTTATGCTCAAACCGGCTCGAATCCCAGATAGGTCTTTTCGTCGGGACCTTGACCTCGATGGAGAAATTTGACCGTCATGGGCATCCCCACTTTGATCGTCTCCGGTTTGTTGGTGTCCACGCCCTCGATCCTGGCGTCCACCCTGGATCCTTCATCCAACTCTACGACACCTACGCAGTAGGGATTCTTGCGGCTGAACCCCTCCGCCGTCATGAATGCGGGGCCGATGGATATGCAGGTAAATGCCGCAAGCTTACCGGTCCCTTTCATTTGGACCCATTCCAGTTCTGAATCCGAGCATTTCGGACAAATAGGCCGGGGCGGCGTGAAAATATCCCCACACCTTTTGCATCGTGACCCCATGAGTTTATCTTCTTTCACGAANNNNNNNNNNNNNNNNNNNNNNNNNNNNNTTCTTTCAGGAACTGCTCGAACGCGATATCGCTAAGAGGCTTGTCTATCATGGGTTTACCTCCTCTCCAGGATCGTAAGGGTGCACGTACCGCCCGTACCTCCCAGGTTATGGGTGGCGCCGATCCTCAGATCTTTGATAGGTACCTGTCGTTTGCCGGCCTTTCCTCGAAGCTGTGTCCAGATCTCGTACATTTGGGCAATTCCCGTGGCGCCCACGGGGTGTCCTTTGCACTTGAGACCGCCGGATGTATTTATGGGTTTCGGCCCGTCCAGCCGCGTCAAGCCCTCTTCCACCGCCTTGAATCCTTGCCCCGCTTTGAAGAAACCGAGATCTTCGATGTGTATCAGTTCCGCCATGGAAAAGCAGTCGTGGACTTCCGCAATCTGGATGTCATCGGGTGTCAGCCCGGACATGCCGTAGGCTTCGGCGGCGGCATTCTTAGTGGCCTCGAAGGAAGTCAGCTCTGCGGCGGCATGCAACCCCCTACCGCTGCCCTGACCTATTCCGGCGATATGAATCGGATTGTCCGTAAAGTTGCGGGCGATGTCCTCAGCTACCAGTAGCATGCATGCCGCTCCATCGCTGATGGGGCAACAATCGAAAAGATGCATGGGCCAGGCCACAGCCGGATTCGCTTGAGGATCTCTCAGGAAGTCTTTTTCTTCTTTCCAATCCGGAACCGGCAATCCCTTCTGTGCCATCTTCGCTTTTCTTTGCTCCATCAAGTCCTTTATGGTGACCGGAAATTGAGCTTTGGGGTTCAGAGGAGCATTGTTGTGACTTTTTATGGTAATGTTCATGAGGTGTTCGCGATTCGCGCCGTACTTGGCAAAGTAGGCGGTTGCCAGCGTTCCGAAAACCCCGGGAAATGTGAAACCGACCTTCATTTCGTATGGTACGGACGCCAAGGCCAAACCCTCGGCGACTTCCTCGGTGGTGCGTTTGGACATTTCTTCGAGTCCCCCCACCAGTACCATGTCATAGAATCCCGAGGCGATGGCAAAAACACCTTCGCGAAACGCCAGAGCGCTCGACGCGCAGGCCCCTTCCGTTCTTGTGGCCGGTTTGGGCGTAATTCCGATCAGATCGGTGATGATCGGTCCCCAGTGAGCCTGGTGCATGAAGAAATCATTCGTGAAGTTGCCCAGGTACAGGGCGTCGATATCGTTCGGATCCACACCTTTGTCCACAGAAGCGATCATCTCCTTGTACGCCTCCACAAACAAGTCCTTCGAGTCTTTGTCCCTGAACATACCGAACTTCGACATCCCGGCGCCGACAATAGCTACACCTCTTCCGAGTTTTCGTTTCTTTGACATCCCAACACCTCCTAATACGAGTAAAAGTTCAACGTAAAGGGCCGAATGTTCGTCAATGACTGAAGCTATGCCGCGTAGCTTACAGGCTCCAAATTACCTCTTCAACTCCTCCTTTTCAGTGATCTTCAAATCCAGGTTACAGGTCCAACCGGAGTCGCCGCTGTGAATCGTGTATGCACAAGCATTTCGTTCAGTGGCGTGCGCAGAAAGTTCCCGGCGCTTTCTCGTCTCGAATGGTTCTGATGGCCACCTGAAAACGCTTTTTGCCGGAATGAACCCCCCGGGACGGTCCTCTGTTTTCGAGTAGTTGGAGAAACATAGAAAACTCGAAAGGAAGAGGCAAGAGAAAAAAAGGCCGGGTACTCCTCAAGATACCGGATCGTAAGGGCTCGGGTGCGCGAATTCGGAAATATCCGGAGAGCGCCTGCCTCGAGGCTTTCCCGCGATCAAAGCTTCGGAAAAGCTCGAGGCGCATTCGAGCCTGGCGCATCGGGCTTTGGTCATTTCGATGGGCCGCTCAGCGTTGATTGTTCCCCTTCGCGTTTTCAGTATCATCGACAATTCAGAACGTCCCAATCCGGATCTTCTTGTCTAGGAGCCGGGCGCAGCAGCGCTGTCCTTCTCCAACCAGTACGGGTGGATGAGGTCCTCGAAAATGCTCAGCGCTGCCTCCGCTCCCTGTCCTGCCGCTGTGACGATCTGTTTGAAGCCGCCTTCCACGTCCCCGGCGCTGTATACCCCGGGTACATTGGTACGGTGCCTTGAATCGTGTTTGATATAACCTTCGGGGGTCAATTCGATTCCGACCTGTTTCGCCAGTCTCACTTCGGGATCGTATCCGACGGCGACAAACACGCCCTCCACCGCCAACGACGAGGTCTTGTCAGTCTTGTTGTTGTAAAGAAGAACGTCGGTGACTTTCTGGTTCCCCCGAATTTCTTTCACCTCCATATTCCAAAGGATCGGTATGTTGTTGGCCGCCAGGTTTTCGATGAGGTGTTCCTGGGCTCGGAGGGTATCCCTGCGGTGCACCAGAGTCACTTCCACGCCGATGTTTTTCATATGGAGGGCCTCCGTCACCGCGCTGTTCCCACCACCCACGATGATGACCTTCTTATCCTTGAACAGAGGGCCGTCGCAGGTGCTGCAATAGCTGACCCCGCGACCCGAGAAGCGGTTTTCACCCGGAACGTTCAGACGGCGATAGGTAGCGCCCGTGGCCAGCAAGACGGTTTTCGTGACAAACTTCCTGCGATTGGTGAGTACGATCATGGGAGCGCCCGGCTGGATCTCCATAACTTCTTCGCCCTGGAATATTTTTGCGTATTCAAGGGCGTGCGCCACCATGATATCCACCAGCGTCCTGCCTCCAACCTGGCTGAAACCCGGATAATTCTCCACAATGGGTGTCGTCGTGATCTGTCCGCCAAGGATTCCGCGTTCAACGAGCACTGACTTCACGCCGCTTCGTACGCCGTAGATTGCGGCCGTCAATCCGGCAGGTCCCCCGCC
The sequence above is a segment of the Deltaproteobacteria bacterium genome. Coding sequences within it:
- a CDS encoding HD domain-containing protein gives rise to the protein MHAVADFLFEVGFLHKTPRTGYRFLGSGTESVSEHSFRSAVIGYVLSKMRPDSDPCKLITMCLFHDLTEARTGDQNYVYKQYVTVNEEKAIRHFCNSLPFGSELGEILAEYKSRSSLEARLAHDADQLDLLLALKEQKDMGNSHADEWVPHLLKRLYSDEARSLAETIQRRNHKDWWFSDHEEWWTPDV
- the gcvH gene encoding glycine cleavage system protein GcvH produces the protein MEETRFTLEHIWARLDDDNCVTIGITDYAQEEWGEVSEATLPEEGDEVLKEEQFGVLISSQGKHPLYAPVTGEVTELNEEVLENPEIINENPLTDGWLIRVSISSTIEFDELLTEEEYDEVLRDDLEMDEEDEEDEEEEDEEEDDDL
- a CDS encoding AI-2E family transporter, whose amino-acid sequence is MEQNAKTGKSWSWLFDKQIILLTCVLVVLLLVIAFFGDALAPFFAALVLSYLMDGLVRLLERRRIPRFVAAIAVFSLFFVFFLSIFIWLLPILTKQLTQLLTEVPRIVAQLQEVLNGFQARYLSGNETQYLQKLIPKLAERLEEFVGNLAGFTLMQIPSILALTIYLILVPFLVLFFLKDKKLILDWLLQFIPHSNELLFQVLTDVDRQIGNLLRGKSLEIIIMTVSTSIVFWILDFKFAILTGILTGLSTIVPYIGVAVVTIPVLVLAYAQWGWTIDMFKVGAAYGILQLIDGNILAPLILGSSVKVHPTAIIFSIMVCGAVWGFWGVVFAIPIVSLFKSLLDLALPYVLKTRKDSELPPGSDEALSEE
- a CDS encoding SDR family oxidoreductase; this encodes MSGKLDERCIVITGASRGYGRAIAHVFAREGAQLALLARSENDLAKVEGEIRQSYGSVCFSIQTDVGKYDSVRAAFSEIYRKWVRVDGLVNNAAVVRPIGMISDLDPKEWQRTMDVDLNGPYFCAREALKTMMDGKGGCIINITSGLARFVLPRFSVYSTAKGGLNTLTLYLAQELAPYSIRVFGLDPGVMDTDMQTSIRGTDVNLLGEENEFIFRGYKERGELNPPERSARLALFLMADAEMELSGQIGGISHFSQFGYQT
- a CDS encoding OB-fold domain-containing protein; this encodes MKGTGKLAAFTCISIGPAFMTAEGFSRKNPYCVGVVELDEGSRVDARIEGVDTNKPETIKVGMPMTVKFLHRGQGPDEKTYLGFEPV
- the trxB gene encoding thioredoxin-disulfide reductase, whose protein sequence is MTEKGANKQQRSRVMEEELAAQLRKALQTLRHSIPIFLFVREGFNDAYNDVAREIVQAFSQLSDKIESKEYGLDHKLAEKWEVLYTPTILFDPDRYSIRWLGAPAGEEGRTFLEALFLLGNRDSMLSDQSRKIMEKIDGPRHVKVFVSPTCPYCPQQAVNAFKAAVHNPKLISLELIDIQANPDLADRYNAHSVPQTWANETLIAMGAQPEELFLASLLKMEEQTIYIPEDDAEVVEADLVIIGGGPAGLTAAIYGVRSGVKSVLVERGILGGQITTTPIVENYPGFSQVGGRTLVDIMVAHALEYAKIFQGEEVMEIQPGAPMIVLTNRRKFVTKTVLLATGATYRRLNVPGENRFSGRGVSYCSTCDGPLFKDKKVIIVGGGNSAVTEALHMKNIGVEVTLVHRRDTLRAQEHLIENLAANNIPILWNMEVKEIRGNQKVTDVLLYNNKTDKTSSLAVEGVFVAVGYDPEVRLAKQVGIELTPEGYIKHDSRHRTNVPGVYSAGDVEGGFKQIVTAAGQGAEAALSIFEDLIHPYWLEKDSAAAPGS